A window from Drosophila subobscura isolate 14011-0131.10 chromosome O, UCBerk_Dsub_1.0, whole genome shotgun sequence encodes these proteins:
- the LOC117899689 gene encoding serine-arginine protein 55 isoform X3: MVGSRVYVGGLPYGVRERDLERFFKGYGRTRDILIKNGYGFVEFEDYRDADDAVYELNGKELLGERVVVEPARGTARGSNRDRYDDRYGGRRGGGGRYNEKNKNSRSSSRYGPPLRTEYRLIVENLSSRVSWQDLKDYMRQAGEVTYADAHKQRRNEGVVEFASLSDMKTAIEKLDDTELNGRRVHLVEDRRGGRSGGGSGGASGGGGGGGRGRSRSSSSRSRSRSRRRSRSRRSSHSRSKSRSRSKSRGGRSKSKSPVKSRSRSRSRSNKSRDVSKSKSKSHSRTRSRSPKRERDSRSRSRSVSKQRESRSRSRSKSIHRDSRSRPSTLAAQKPIK, translated from the exons ATGGTTGGATCACGAGTGTACGTGGGCGGTCTGCCGTACGGAGTACGGGAGCGCGATCTGGAACGTTTCTTTAAAGGCTATGGCCGGACTCGCGATATATTAATTAAGAACGGCTACGGCTTTGTG gaGTTTGAAGATTATCGTGACGCCGATGATGCCGTCTACGAGCTAAATGGCAAAGAGCTGCTAGGAGAGCG CGTGGTTGTTGAACCCGCCAGAGGCACAGCCCGTGGCAGCAATCGCGATCGTTACGACGATCGTTACGGCGGACGCCGCGGTGGAGGCGGACGCTACAATGAAAA aaacaaaaattccaGATCATCATCCCGCTATGGGCCGCCATTGCGCACCGAGTACCGCCTGATTGTTGAGAATTTATCGAGCCGTGTCAGCTGGCAG GATCTGAAGGACTACATGCGTCAGGCTGGCGAGGTTACCTATGCGGATGCGCACAAGCAGCGTCGTAATGAAGG CGTGGTTGAGTTTGCCTCGTTGTCGGACATGAAGACGGCTATTGAGAAGCTCGATGACACAGAGCTGAATGGCAGACGTGTGCATCTGGTCGAGGATCGTCGTGGAGGACGCAgcggtggtggcagcggtggtgctagtggtggtggtggcggcggcggacgTGGTCGCTCTCGTTCATCCAGCTCGCGCTCACGTTCTCGCTCCCGCAGGCGTTCTCGCTCCCGTCGCTCTTCGCACTCGCGCTCCAAGTCTCGCAGCCGCTCCAAGTCCCGTGGTGGAcgctccaagtccaagtcgccCGTTAAGTCGcgctctcgttctcgctcACGCTCAAA CAAATCGCGTGATGTTTCCAAGTCCAAATCAAAGTCCCACTCGCGTACTCGTTCCCGTTCGCCCAAGCGTGAGCGTGATTCGcgttctcgctctcgctccgTTTCGAAGCAGCGTGAGTCACGCTCCCGTTCACGTTCCAAGTCGATCCATCGCGACTCTCGTTCACG TCCTTCGACCTTGGCTGCACAAAAAcccattaaataa
- the LOC117899689 gene encoding serine-arginine protein 55 isoform X2 has translation MVGSRVYVGGLPYGVRERDLERFFKGYGRTRDILIKNGYGFVEFEDYRDADDAVYELNGKELLGERVVVEPARGTARGSNRDRYDDRYGGRRGGGGRYNEKSSSRYGPPLRTEYRLIVENLSSRVSWQDLKDYMRQAGEVTYADAHKQRRNEGVVEFASLSDMKTAIEKLDDTELNGRRVHLVEDRRGGRSGGGSGGASGGGGGGGRGRSRSSSSRSRSRSRRRSRSRRSSHSRSKSRSRSKSRGGRSKSKSPVKSRSRSRSRSNKSRDVSKSKSKSHSRTRSRSPKRERDSRSRSRSVSKQRESRSRSRSKSIHRDSRSRDRSASVDNKSRSRSRSRSASPKNGNASPDRNNESMDD, from the exons ATGGTTGGATCACGAGTGTACGTGGGCGGTCTGCCGTACGGAGTACGGGAGCGCGATCTGGAACGTTTCTTTAAAGGCTATGGCCGGACTCGCGATATATTAATTAAGAACGGCTACGGCTTTGTG gaGTTTGAAGATTATCGTGACGCCGATGATGCCGTCTACGAGCTAAATGGCAAAGAGCTGCTAGGAGAGCG CGTGGTTGTTGAACCCGCCAGAGGCACAGCCCGTGGCAGCAATCGCGATCGTTACGACGATCGTTACGGCGGACGCCGCGGTGGAGGCGGACGCTACAATGAAAA ATCATCATCCCGCTATGGGCCGCCATTGCGCACCGAGTACCGCCTGATTGTTGAGAATTTATCGAGCCGTGTCAGCTGGCAG GATCTGAAGGACTACATGCGTCAGGCTGGCGAGGTTACCTATGCGGATGCGCACAAGCAGCGTCGTAATGAAGG CGTGGTTGAGTTTGCCTCGTTGTCGGACATGAAGACGGCTATTGAGAAGCTCGATGACACAGAGCTGAATGGCAGACGTGTGCATCTGGTCGAGGATCGTCGTGGAGGACGCAgcggtggtggcagcggtggtgctagtggtggtggtggcggcggcggacgTGGTCGCTCTCGTTCATCCAGCTCGCGCTCACGTTCTCGCTCCCGCAGGCGTTCTCGCTCCCGTCGCTCTTCGCACTCGCGCTCCAAGTCTCGCAGCCGCTCCAAGTCCCGTGGTGGAcgctccaagtccaagtcgccCGTTAAGTCGcgctctcgttctcgctcACGCTCAAA CAAATCGCGTGATGTTTCCAAGTCCAAATCAAAGTCCCACTCGCGTACTCGTTCCCGTTCGCCCAAGCGTGAGCGTGATTCGcgttctcgctctcgctccgTTTCGAAGCAGCGTGAGTCACGCTCCCGTTCACGTTCCAAGTCGATCCATCGCGACTCTCGTTCACG CGATCGTTCCGCCTCAGTTGACAACAAGTCGCGCTCGCGCTCTCGTTCCCGTTCGGCCTCGCCTAAAAACGGAAATGCCTCACCGGACCGCAATAACGAGAGCATGGACGATTAG
- the LOC117899689 gene encoding serine-arginine protein 55 isoform X1 codes for MVGSRVYVGGLPYGVRERDLERFFKGYGRTRDILIKNGYGFVEFEDYRDADDAVYELNGKELLGERVVVEPARGTARGSNRDRYDDRYGGRRGGGGRYNEKNKNSRSSSRYGPPLRTEYRLIVENLSSRVSWQDLKDYMRQAGEVTYADAHKQRRNEGVVEFASLSDMKTAIEKLDDTELNGRRVHLVEDRRGGRSGGGSGGASGGGGGGGRGRSRSSSSRSRSRSRRRSRSRRSSHSRSKSRSRSKSRGGRSKSKSPVKSRSRSRSRSNKSRDVSKSKSKSHSRTRSRSPKRERDSRSRSRSVSKQRESRSRSRSKSIHRDSRSRDRSASVDNKSRSRSRSRSASPKNGNASPDRNNESMDD; via the exons ATGGTTGGATCACGAGTGTACGTGGGCGGTCTGCCGTACGGAGTACGGGAGCGCGATCTGGAACGTTTCTTTAAAGGCTATGGCCGGACTCGCGATATATTAATTAAGAACGGCTACGGCTTTGTG gaGTTTGAAGATTATCGTGACGCCGATGATGCCGTCTACGAGCTAAATGGCAAAGAGCTGCTAGGAGAGCG CGTGGTTGTTGAACCCGCCAGAGGCACAGCCCGTGGCAGCAATCGCGATCGTTACGACGATCGTTACGGCGGACGCCGCGGTGGAGGCGGACGCTACAATGAAAA aaacaaaaattccaGATCATCATCCCGCTATGGGCCGCCATTGCGCACCGAGTACCGCCTGATTGTTGAGAATTTATCGAGCCGTGTCAGCTGGCAG GATCTGAAGGACTACATGCGTCAGGCTGGCGAGGTTACCTATGCGGATGCGCACAAGCAGCGTCGTAATGAAGG CGTGGTTGAGTTTGCCTCGTTGTCGGACATGAAGACGGCTATTGAGAAGCTCGATGACACAGAGCTGAATGGCAGACGTGTGCATCTGGTCGAGGATCGTCGTGGAGGACGCAgcggtggtggcagcggtggtgctagtggtggtggtggcggcggcggacgTGGTCGCTCTCGTTCATCCAGCTCGCGCTCACGTTCTCGCTCCCGCAGGCGTTCTCGCTCCCGTCGCTCTTCGCACTCGCGCTCCAAGTCTCGCAGCCGCTCCAAGTCCCGTGGTGGAcgctccaagtccaagtcgccCGTTAAGTCGcgctctcgttctcgctcACGCTCAAA CAAATCGCGTGATGTTTCCAAGTCCAAATCAAAGTCCCACTCGCGTACTCGTTCCCGTTCGCCCAAGCGTGAGCGTGATTCGcgttctcgctctcgctccgTTTCGAAGCAGCGTGAGTCACGCTCCCGTTCACGTTCCAAGTCGATCCATCGCGACTCTCGTTCACG CGATCGTTCCGCCTCAGTTGACAACAAGTCGCGCTCGCGCTCTCGTTCCCGTTCGGCCTCGCCTAAAAACGGAAATGCCTCACCGGACCGCAATAACGAGAGCATGGACGATTAG
- the LOC117899689 gene encoding serine-arginine protein 55 isoform X5, with protein sequence MVGSRVYVGGLPYGVRERDLERFFKGYGRTRDILIKNGYGFVEFEDYRDADDAVYELNGKELLGERVVVEPARGTARGSNRDRYDDRYGGRRGGGGRYNEKSSSRYGPPLRTEYRLIVENLSSRVSWQSFLM encoded by the exons ATGGTTGGATCACGAGTGTACGTGGGCGGTCTGCCGTACGGAGTACGGGAGCGCGATCTGGAACGTTTCTTTAAAGGCTATGGCCGGACTCGCGATATATTAATTAAGAACGGCTACGGCTTTGTG gaGTTTGAAGATTATCGTGACGCCGATGATGCCGTCTACGAGCTAAATGGCAAAGAGCTGCTAGGAGAGCG CGTGGTTGTTGAACCCGCCAGAGGCACAGCCCGTGGCAGCAATCGCGATCGTTACGACGATCGTTACGGCGGACGCCGCGGTGGAGGCGGACGCTACAATGAAAA ATCATCATCCCGCTATGGGCCGCCATTGCGCACCGAGTACCGCCTGATTGTTGAGAATTTATCGAGCCGTGTCAGCTGGCAG AGTTTTTTGATGTGA
- the LOC117899689 gene encoding serine-arginine protein 55 isoform X4, with the protein MRQAGEVTYADAHKQRRNEGVVEFASLSDMKTAIEKLDDTELNGRRVHLVEDRRGGRSGGGSGGASGGGGGGGRGRSRSSSSRSRSRSRRRSRSRRSSHSRSKSRSRSKSRGGRSKSKSPVKSRSRSRSRSNKSRDVSKSKSKSHSRTRSRSPKRERDSRSRSRSVSKQRESRSRSRSKSIHRDSRSRDRSASVDNKSRSRSRSRSASPKNGNASPDRNNESMDD; encoded by the exons ATGCGTCAGGCTGGCGAGGTTACCTATGCGGATGCGCACAAGCAGCGTCGTAATGAAGG CGTGGTTGAGTTTGCCTCGTTGTCGGACATGAAGACGGCTATTGAGAAGCTCGATGACACAGAGCTGAATGGCAGACGTGTGCATCTGGTCGAGGATCGTCGTGGAGGACGCAgcggtggtggcagcggtggtgctagtggtggtggtggcggcggcggacgTGGTCGCTCTCGTTCATCCAGCTCGCGCTCACGTTCTCGCTCCCGCAGGCGTTCTCGCTCCCGTCGCTCTTCGCACTCGCGCTCCAAGTCTCGCAGCCGCTCCAAGTCCCGTGGTGGAcgctccaagtccaagtcgccCGTTAAGTCGcgctctcgttctcgctcACGCTCAAA CAAATCGCGTGATGTTTCCAAGTCCAAATCAAAGTCCCACTCGCGTACTCGTTCCCGTTCGCCCAAGCGTGAGCGTGATTCGcgttctcgctctcgctccgTTTCGAAGCAGCGTGAGTCACGCTCCCGTTCACGTTCCAAGTCGATCCATCGCGACTCTCGTTCACG CGATCGTTCCGCCTCAGTTGACAACAAGTCGCGCTCGCGCTCTCGTTCCCGTTCGGCCTCGCCTAAAAACGGAAATGCCTCACCGGACCGCAATAACGAGAGCATGGACGATTAG
- the LOC117899687 gene encoding two pore potassium channel protein sup-9, whose protein sequence is MKKQNVRTISLIVCTFTYLLVGAAVFDALESETEKRRWEALQDAEDMIIRKYSISPEDFKVMETVVLKSESHKAGQQWKFTGAFYYATTVLTTIGYGHSTPSTVGGKLFTMCYAIVGIPLGLVMFQSIGERVNRLSSYVIQAVRTSLRCKRTVASEVDLICVVTTLSSLTIAGGAAAFSKFEGWSYFDSVYYCFITLTTIGFGDMVALQRDNALNRKPEYVMFALIFILFGLAIVAASLNLLVLRFVTMNTEDERRDEAQAMQALQVAVKLEGDVITSNGSILSGYEGHDGQSLNGSSASSMCSCHCVCLNRNRHKKSNHLGRNNDTENQYRLQRSPTHIRHLLPEVVPMQDLNYDYDTQSVHSMPDRGIMDSNYMGVDMVDTASSGSPLRPQQLLKRNVSLLSFRI, encoded by the exons ATGAAGAAACAAAATGTGCGCACGATATCCTTGATCGTGTGTACATTTACGTATCTGCTAGTCGGCGCCGCTGTCTTTGACGCACTTGAATCGGAAACGGAGAAGCGTCGCTGGGAGGCGCTGCAAG ATGCCGAGGACATGATAATACGCAAGTACAGCATTTCGCCGGAAGACTTTAAAGTCATGGAGACGGTGGTGCTCAAATCGGAATCGCACAAGGCCGGCCAGCAATGGAAGTTCACCGGCGCCTTCTATTATGCAACCACAGTGCTAACTACCATAG GCTATGGACATTCAACACCCAGCACTGTGGGCGGGAAGCTCTTCACCATGTGCTATGCCATTGTGGGTATTCCCCTGGGTCTCGTTATGTTCCAGAGCATCGGAGAAAGAGTGAATAGACTGAGCAG CTATGTTATCCAAGCAGTTCGCACATCGCTGCGTTGCAAACGAACTGTCGCCTCGGAGGTGGACCTCATATGCGTTGTGACGACGCTTAGTTCGCTGACGATAGCGGGCGGTGCTGCAGCCTTTTCAAAATTTGAGGGCTGGAGCTATTTTGATTCAGTATATTACTGTTTTATTACTTTAACTACAATAG GCTTTGGCGATATGGTAGCCCTACAGAGGGACAACGCACTGAATAGAAAGCCGGAGTACGTGATGTTTGCACTGATATTTATACTATTTGGGCTGGCAATCGTGGCCGCATCGCTGAACTTGTTAGTGCTTAGGTTTGTTACAATGAACACCGAGGATGAGCGACGTGACGAGGCGCAGGCCATGCAG GCACTGCAAGTGGCTGTCAAGCTGGAGGGCGATGTGATAACATCCAACGGGTCCATACTCAGCGGCTACGAGGGACACGACGGCCAATCGCTGAACGGATCAAGTGCGTCATCCATGTGCTCGtgccattgtgtgtgtcttaATAGAAACCGACATAAAAA GAGTAACCACTTAGGCAGAAACAATGATACAGA AAATCAGTACAGGCTTCAGCGATCGCCCACACACATCAGGCATCTGCTGCCCGAGGTTGTTCCCATGCAGGATTTAAACTACGACTACGATACACAAAGTGTGCACTCAATGCCGGATCGCGGTATCATGGATAGCAACTACATGGGCGTCGATATGGTGGACACTGCGAGCAGTGGTTCCCCCTTGCGGCCACAGCAGTTGCTCAAGCGCAATGTCTCACTTCTATCTTTTCGCATCTAG
- the LOC117899692 gene encoding 26S proteasome non-ATPase regulatory subunit 9, translating to MATGITTKERLERLMAAKTQLEAQISRNGQILAANDNVGMTGPLIDAEGFPRNDIDVYQVRQARQTIICLQNDHKELMNQIQNLLNQYHSEIATTDPELVNRASALELDSDRAFGGSIVAPDVRPMAVVNLVSPNSPAEEAGLRVGDSICRFGSVNSNNFKGDLGQIGEIVRNMQNQNVQLKVKRGEQLMDLLLVPKAWSGRGLLGCNIVLPPESMEH from the exons ATGGCCACTGGAATAACCACCAAGGAACGCCTGGAGAGGCTGATGGCCGCCAAAACGCAGCTGGAGGCTCAAATCAGTAGAAATGGACAGATTTTGGCTGCA AACGACAACGTTGGCATGACCGGTCCCTTGATCGACGCCGAGGGGTTCCCGCGCAACGACATCGACGTCTACCAGGTGCGCCAGGCCCGCCAGACGATAATTTGCCTGCAGAACGATCACAAGGAGCTGATGAACCAAATCCAGAACCTGCTCAACCAGTACCACAGTGAGATCGCCACCACCGACCCCGAGTTGGTGAATCGTGCCTCCGCCTTGGAACTGGACAGCGACAGAGCGTTTGGTGGATCCATTGTTGCTCCCGATGTTCGCCCCATGGCTGTGGTCAATCTAGTCAGCCCTAATTCCCCGGCTGAAGAGGCG gGCTTGCGTGTGGGCGACAGCATCTGCCGCTTCGGCTCTgttaacagcaacaacttcaAGGGGGATCTCGGCCAGATTGGCGAGATTGTCAGAAACATGCAGAACCAGAATGTCCAGCTCAAAGTCAAGCGCGGCGAGCAGCTGATGGATCTACTGCTGGTGCCAAAGGCATGGAGTGGACGCGGCCTGCTGGGCTGTAACATTGTGCTGCCCCCAGAGTCCATGGAGCactaa
- the LOC117899686 gene encoding serine/threonine-protein kinase STK11, which yields MTVTSTHTMEAPVKAGHPHHHHQGSGGGGGVQQLGSNKSVEGAGKEPLEEDGVDDEMTVLLANTNFHYDAASEIDEAFVELTAGEAEEPADRVAVAGSFYNEPELLEEHPHPQVTWLDDDEIETLDRVTLDMGNVFFNRVDSQDIIYQQKKKNIKMVGKYIMGDVLGEGSYGKVKEAMNSEDLCRLAVKILTKRKLRRIPNGEQNVTREIHLLKQLKHPNIVELVDVLYNEEKQKMYLVMEYCVGGLQEMVDYQPDKKMPLFQAHGYFHQLVDGLEYLHSCRVIHKDIKPGNLLLSLDQTLKISDFGVAEQLDLFSPDDTCTTGQGSPAFQPPEIANGHETFAGFKVDIWSSGVTLFNLATGQYPFEGDNIYRLLENIGRAQWVAPDWLYELDPDFAKLILGMLQADPSARLSLQQIRKDTWFIASPTVTGPPIPIPPLKGDKYRCSTVLPYLEAYHYGSEHDQEDVYFTEHDVNQELARQAAAAASEIRAKQSAAAHAACHPYEHPSTSAAAAAAASANGNREEMPPKKKGSALKRRAKKLTSCISVRKLSHCRTS from the exons ATGACTGtgaccagcacacacacaatggaggCACCAGTCAAAGCAGGacatccacatcatcatcatcagggatcaggaggaggcggtggcgtcCAGCAGCTCGGCTCCAACAAGTCTGTCGAAGGGGCCGGCAAGGAGCCGCTGGAAGAGGACGGAGTGGACGATGAGATGACCGTGCTGCTAGCCAATACAAACTTTCACTATGACGCGGCATCCGAGATAGACGAGGCCTTCGTGGAGCTCACGGCTGGTGAAGCAGAGGAGCCGGCAGATCGCGTTGCCGTTGCGGGAAGCTTCTACAACGAGCCCGAGCTGCTCGAAgagcatccacatccgcagGTCACTTGGCTGGATGACGACGAGATCGAGACACTGGATCGCGTCACCCTGGACATGGGCAATGTGTTCTTCAATCGCGTCGACAGCCAGGACATAATCTAtcagcagaagaaaaagaacatcaaaatgGTCGGCAAGTACATAATGGGCGATGTTCTCGGCGAGGGTTCGTATGGGAAAGTGAAGGAGGCCATGAACTCGGAGGATCTGTGCCGCCTCGCCGTCAAGATACTCACGAAGCGCAAGCTGCGACGCATCCCCAACGGCGAGCAGAACGTAACGCGTGAGATCCATCTGCTGAAGCAGCTGAAACACCCGAACATAGTGGAGCTCGTGGATGTCCTCTACAAcgaggagaagcagaaaatgtatttggTGATGGAGTACTGCGTGGGCGGACTGCAGGAAATGGTCGACTATCAGCCCGACAAGAAGATGCCATTGTTCCAGGCGCACGGCTACTTCCACCAGCTGGTCGATGGCCTGGAGTATCTACACAGCTGCCGCGTTATACACAAGGACATAAAGCCTGGGAACCTCCTGCTGTCGCTGGATCAAACACTAAAGATATCCGACTTTGGAGTGGCAGAGCAATTGGATCTGTTTTCGCCAGACGACACATGCACAACGGGCCAGGGCTCGCCAGCATTTCAGCCGCCAGAGATTGCCAATGGCCACGAAACATTCGCTGGCTTCAAAGTGGATATCTGGAGCAGCGGAGTCACGCT CTTCAACTTGGCCACCGGCCAGTATCCGTTCGAGGGCGATAATATCTATCGCCTGCTGGAGAACATTGGACGCGCGCAGTGGGTGGCGCCCGACTGGCTCTACGAGCTGGATCCAGACTTTGCCAAACTAATTTTAGGCATGCTGCAAGCAGACCCCAGTGCGCGCCTCTCGCTGCAGCAGATACGCAAGGACAC CTGGTTCATAGCCTCACCGACGGTCACCGGCCCACCGATACCCATTCCTCCATTGAAAGGCGACAAATACCGATGTTCCACAGTACTGCCTTACCTGGAAGCCTATCACTATGGCAGTGAGCACGACCAGGAAGATGTCTATTTCACAGAGCACGATGTCAATC AGGAGCTGGCGCGACAAGCTGCAGCGGCCGCGTCTGAGATACGAGCAAAACAGTCAGCGGCAGCccatgctgcctgccacccgTACGAGCATCCCTCCACAagcgccgctgcagcagcagcagcatcggccaATGGCAACAGAGAAGAGATGCCGCCCAAGAAGAAAGGATCGGCGCTGAAGCGTCGCGCAAAGAAGCTAACCTCCTGCATCTCGGTGCGCAAGTTGAGCCATTGCCGCACCTCGTAG